The Paenibacillus dendritiformis region CCGATGTCGGCCATGAATCCGGTGCTGACCATCGGGAAGCAGATGACCGAACCGCTGCGGGAGCATCTTCATCTGAAGGAGCCCGCTGCACGGTCCAAGGCGGTTGAATTGCTCAATCTGGTCGGCATTCCCCGGGCAGAAGCCATCTTGAACGCCTACCCGCATGAGTTGAGCGGCGGAATGCTGCAGCGCGTCATGATCGCGACCGCTTTGGCATGCCGCCCACGCCTGCTCATCGCCGACGAACCGACTACAGCCCTCGATGTCACCATCCAGGCGCAAATTCTCGATATTTTGCATCAGGTGAAGGAAGAGATGCAGACGGCGATCTTGCTGATTACGCATGATCTGGGCATCGTGGCCGAGATGGCGGACTATGTCGTCGTCATGTACGCCGGCAAAATCGTGGAGGAAGCCCCGGTTGAGGAGCTGTTCGATCGCCCTCAGCACCCGTACACCCAAGGGCTCCTTCGATCCAAACCGGTGCTGCATCAGCGGCGGAAGATGCTCTATTCCATACCGGGCCAGGTGCCCAACCCGCTGGAGCTGGGCTCGTCCTGCTACTTCTATGACCGCTGCGATCAGCGGACGGAAGCATGCCGGACGGCGCATCCCGAATTGCGCCGCACAGCTCCGGATCATTCTGTCGCCTGCTGGCTGTACGGGGAAGGAGAGGAACGCCATGAGCGAAGCGTTGATTGAAGTTCAGCAGTTGAAAAAATATTATCCCCTTCGCGCGGGCCTGTTCAACCGCACCGTCAACCACGTCAAGGCGGTCGATGGTATCAGCTTCTCGATCTACCGGGGCGAGACGTTCGGCCTCGTCGGCGAATCCGGCAGCGGCAAGAGCACGGCCGGGCGGGCGATCCTGCGGCTGACCGACAAGACCGCCGGCGA contains the following coding sequences:
- a CDS encoding ABC transporter ATP-binding protein, with the protein product MNALLDIRNVSTYFYTGEGIVKAVDDVSLRIKEGETVCVVGESGCGKSVTAMSVMGLLPEPSGRVVSGEIRFDGQDIRQWSKEQLRRLRGNEIAIVFQEPMSAMNPVLTIGKQMTEPLREHLHLKEPAARSKAVELLNLVGIPRAEAILNAYPHELSGGMLQRVMIATALACRPRLLIADEPTTALDVTIQAQILDILHQVKEEMQTAILLITHDLGIVAEMADYVVVMYAGKIVEEAPVEELFDRPQHPYTQGLLRSKPVLHQRRKMLYSIPGQVPNPLELGSSCYFYDRCDQRTEACRTAHPELRRTAPDHSVACWLYGEGEERHERSVD